Proteins encoded within one genomic window of Prosthecobacter fusiformis:
- a CDS encoding sialidase family protein, with protein MSLLLRTALALLTTSLALTAAEPLFETVCLFPITPDNKPNYRIPGILLAPNNDLLVIAERRNDGPGDIGNHDIVMKRSSDQGKTWSDEQMIFDDEKRVCTDLTLGRDQSGKLWIFFLRDKKRFVYLSSTDSGVTWQGPVDIHEQVTKPEWDKLKGKPSTEEVKNPKGRMAMWEKDWDQRYGCGPGKAMVQMKSGRIVVPARHREDAGKGRFRSYAHSFYSDDQGATWKLGGNVGIYTSECQLVELADGRLRVISRDESPLDSPDNIRHLTAISEDGGETWGQFGRLEELISPRCHGSTERLTLAGIHDKNRLLFSSPASPIRQTEHPYGRYNLTVRLSYDEGTTWSTGRTIWPHPGSYSDMVVMDDHSIGYIYERAEKGSTHYWDELHFARFNLEWLTFGRDTIKAAKAE; from the coding sequence ATGTCACTCCTCTTGCGCACTGCCTTGGCCCTGCTCACCACCTCCTTGGCACTCACCGCCGCCGAGCCCCTTTTTGAAACCGTCTGCCTTTTTCCCATCACTCCGGACAACAAGCCGAATTACCGCATCCCCGGCATCCTCCTCGCTCCCAACAACGACCTCCTTGTCATCGCCGAGCGCCGCAACGACGGCCCAGGGGACATCGGCAACCATGACATCGTCATGAAACGCAGCAGCGACCAGGGCAAGACCTGGAGCGACGAACAGATGATCTTCGACGACGAAAAACGCGTGTGCACAGACCTGACCCTGGGCCGCGACCAGTCCGGCAAGCTCTGGATCTTTTTCCTTCGGGACAAAAAGCGCTTCGTTTACCTCAGCAGCACAGACAGTGGAGTCACTTGGCAGGGCCCAGTGGACATTCATGAGCAAGTCACCAAGCCGGAATGGGATAAACTAAAAGGCAAGCCCTCCACCGAGGAGGTGAAAAACCCCAAAGGCCGCATGGCCATGTGGGAAAAGGACTGGGACCAGCGCTACGGATGCGGTCCGGGCAAGGCCATGGTACAGATGAAATCCGGCCGCATCGTTGTCCCCGCCCGTCATCGGGAGGATGCAGGCAAAGGCAGATTCCGCAGCTATGCCCACAGCTTTTACAGCGATGACCAGGGCGCAACGTGGAAGCTCGGCGGCAACGTCGGCATCTACACCAGTGAGTGCCAGCTCGTGGAACTGGCCGATGGCCGCCTACGCGTCATCTCCCGCGACGAAAGCCCCCTGGATTCCCCGGACAATATCCGCCACCTCACCGCCATCAGTGAGGATGGCGGCGAGACTTGGGGCCAGTTCGGCCGCCTGGAGGAGCTCATCTCCCCCCGCTGCCATGGCAGCACGGAGCGCCTCACCCTAGCCGGTATCCATGACAAAAACCGCCTCCTGTTTTCCAGCCCCGCCTCGCCCATCCGCCAGACGGAGCATCCCTACGGCCGCTACAACTTGACCGTACGCCTCAGCTATGATGAAGGTACCACCTGGTCCACCGGCCGCACCATCTGGCCCCATCCCGGCTCTTATTCGGACATGGTCGTGATGGATGACCACAGCATCGGCTACATCTATGAACGTGCCGAAAAAGGCAGCACCCATTACTGGGATGAACTCCACTTCGCCCGCTTCAATCTGGAATGGCTCACCTTCGGCCGGGATACCATCAAGGCAGCCAAGGCGGAATAA
- a CDS encoding glutamate--tRNA ligase, with translation MIRVRFAPSPTGDLHVGGARTALFNWLFARKNGGTFILRIEDTDGARNTEEASAGILKGLKWLGLDWDEGPEKGGDYGPYYQSQRKDIYDAYLAKLEAMGRTYVEENGAVRFKFSRTSITVHDMVCGDVTFAPTEEPDMTLRRPDGSYIFHFVNVVDDIEMKMTHVFRGEDHLSNTWKHIDLFNAFGATPPTYAHIPLILNSDSSKMSKRDAGSAIEKSYMNGGFLPDAVFNYLCLLGWTPRTEGEVLDRATLTSLFEPGEIHSSNARFDMQKCSWFNAQYLRAMSPVDLFAASRPFLDQAGLVILDEPTAAAAIHSIREKVSLLTEIPDWIHYFFREDYPYEDDVLTKLKAKPENPALLQAAMAAFAAFPDWTEAAVHTAIEEAAKSAGVKTGALMPLLRFALSGQSRGPGVSTIAFLLGKETTIARIQRTLAL, from the coding sequence ATGATCCGCGTCCGTTTTGCCCCCTCCCCCACTGGCGACCTCCATGTCGGCGGTGCCCGCACAGCTCTTTTTAACTGGCTCTTCGCCCGTAAAAACGGCGGCACCTTCATCCTCCGCATTGAGGATACCGATGGCGCACGCAATACAGAAGAAGCCTCCGCAGGTATCCTCAAGGGCCTCAAATGGCTCGGTCTTGATTGGGATGAAGGCCCAGAAAAAGGTGGCGATTACGGCCCCTATTATCAAAGCCAGCGCAAGGACATCTACGATGCCTATCTGGCTAAGCTGGAGGCCATGGGCCGCACTTACGTGGAGGAAAACGGCGCCGTTCGTTTCAAATTCAGCCGCACCTCCATCACCGTTCATGACATGGTCTGTGGTGACGTCACCTTCGCCCCTACTGAGGAGCCAGACATGACCCTCCGCCGCCCGGATGGCAGCTACATCTTCCATTTCGTCAATGTCGTGGACGACATCGAAATGAAGATGACCCACGTCTTTCGTGGCGAGGACCACCTGTCCAATACCTGGAAGCACATTGATCTCTTCAATGCCTTCGGTGCCACCCCGCCCACTTACGCCCATATCCCCCTCATCCTGAACAGCGACAGTTCCAAGATGAGCAAACGCGATGCCGGCAGCGCCATTGAAAAAAGCTACATGAACGGCGGCTTCCTCCCGGACGCCGTCTTCAATTACCTCTGCCTCCTCGGCTGGACCCCTCGCACCGAGGGGGAAGTGCTGGATCGCGCCACCCTCACCTCCCTCTTTGAGCCAGGTGAAATCCACAGCTCCAATGCCCGGTTCGACATGCAGAAATGCAGTTGGTTCAATGCGCAATACCTGCGCGCCATGAGTCCCGTGGATCTTTTCGCCGCCTCCCGTCCCTTCCTGGATCAGGCCGGTCTCGTCATCCTGGATGAGCCTACCGCCGCCGCCGCCATCCACAGCATTCGGGAAAAAGTCAGCCTCCTCACCGAGATCCCTGACTGGATCCATTACTTCTTCCGGGAAGACTACCCTTACGAAGACGACGTCCTCACCAAGCTCAAGGCCAAGCCTGAAAATCCCGCCCTGCTCCAGGCAGCCATGGCCGCCTTTGCCGCCTTCCCAGACTGGACCGAAGCGGCCGTACACACCGCCATCGAAGAAGCCGCCAAAAGCGCTGGCGTCAAAACCGGAGCCCTCATGCCCCTCCTCCGCTTCGCCCTCAGCGGCCAGTCACGCGGCCCCGGCGTCAGCACCATTGCCTTCCTGCTTGGAAAAGAGACCACCATCGCCCGCATCCAGCGGACACTGGCGCTCTGA